The genomic DNA CGGACTGAACGACAAGATGGATTTCAGCCTGGATTTCCATCCAGACATCAATGTAATAACAGGCAAAAACGGCTCAGGGAAAACCACCCTCTTGAAACTCATATGGTACATGATAAGCGGAAACCTGGAGAGGATCGCTCCCGAAATTAATTTTCGTTCCGCCAACATTCAGACAGACACTTTTTCGCTATCCATAAAAACAACAGAAGACGCCGACCCCCCTTCGAAAGGCAGCACCTCAGCCAAAACAATAGACACTTGGCGAGAGCGGCGGATTGAATGGAAACTCGAAACCACAGAAACAGAACTATCGAAGCCACATTCAATAGCAACAGCAGTCAGCTCCGCATCCATGTCCCTCGCGAGATCACGAATAGAAAAGCTCAATAGGGCAATTGCAAGCCTACCCAATTCATCGGTTTTCTTTCCCACATTTCGACGAATAGAGGGAGGCTTTTCAATGGGAGGAAGAACAGAACCCATAGTAAAAACAGAAATACCGAGATTTTTCCATGTCCCCAGAGAAATCAGCCCGATTGAAAACGCTCTCACAAATCTGTCGGAAAGAATTTCCGTCCGACAGCATCGATTTGTCTCATCCATATCCACCAGCGATATCGTCAGCATGCTAACAAAACAGTACGCCGACACTTCAGAGCAAATAAACCAAGACAACACACAACGGTCGAAAGAAATAACAAGACTAATTGAGCACTATCGCAACACCAAGCCGGACACTTCGAACGAGACGTCAAAGCTTGGAGAG from Melittangium boletus DSM 14713 includes the following:
- a CDS encoding AAA family ATPase — translated: MTVVGLNDKMDFSLDFHPDINVITGKNGSGKTTLLKLIWYMISGNLERIAPEINFRSANIQTDTFSLSIKTTEDADPPSKGSTSAKTIDTWRERRIEWKLETTETELSKPHSIATAVSSASMSLARSRIEKLNRAIASLPNSSVFFPTFRRIEGGFSMGGRTEPIVKTEIPRFFHVPREISPIENALTNLSERISVRQHRFVSSISTSDIVSMLTKQYADTSEQINQDNTQRSKEITRLIEHYRNTKPDTSNETSKLGEATQILELIQTIVTEHKERQELFLRPFSALSDLIKKIFQHKGIKVTSHLTLGEAGEAISSDALSAGEKQMLSFLAYNAFAQKSTIFIDEPEISLHVDWQRILFPTLLSQGSTNQFIVATHSPFIYSKYQDKELVLDPNKGGE